The Podospora pseudocomata strain CBS 415.72m chromosome 3, whole genome shotgun sequence genome window below encodes:
- a CDS encoding hypothetical protein (EggNog:ENOG503P3VB; COG:S) — MAGLSYQTNSLASPMPHHSAQPALAAHLKLNVGLSFPPSVSLRFTPTSTNFRFELGKKQNAKMADEELIPVSQKVRTISHMNNDHRLDLQHILQHFNNLNDYEARDPEMVDINLQFMTVKTPHTGRTHYIKFEPELANWAERRVKLVDMTHQARVGLGLEAPAEEDGKEEKGVVVREYMPPRPFDWVIFLAVLFYYFNFVATVKLEVLDGREWILDAFWPFGGHQGWMWLTKTIFWPVIVIHISEAAWLERSRLSKFGVERGSGVWWLWMGSCFIEGGMAFKRFDILVRRAEEKEDKKH; from the coding sequence atggcggggttATCTTATCAGACGAACTCCCTTGCGTCTCCAATGCCCCACCACTCGGCTCAGCCCGCCTTGGCAGCCCATCTCAAACTCAACGTCGGTCTGTCATTTCCGCCCTCTGTCTCCCTGAGATTCACACCCACCTCTACCAATTTTAGATTCGAGTTGGGCAAGAAGCAAAACGCCAAAATGGCCGACGAAGAGCTCATTCCCGTCTCCCAAAAAGTCCGCACCATCTCCCACATGAACAACGACCACCGCCTCGACCTCCAGCACATCCTCCAGCACTTCAACAATCTCAACGACTATGAGGCCCGCGACCCGGAAATGGTGGACATCAACCTCCAGTTCATGACTGTGAAGACACCTCACACTGGAAGGACGCACTACATCAAGTTCGAGCCTGAACTCGCCAACTGGGCCGAACGCCGCGTCAAGCTTGTCGACATGACCCACCAAGCCAGGGTCGGTCTCGGTCTCGAGGCCCCCGCGGAAGaggacggcaaggaggagaagggggttgtggtgagggagtaTATGCCTCCCCGACCATTCGACTGggtcatcttcttggcggTGCTGTTTTATTATTTTAACTTTGTGGCAACTGTGAagttggaggtgctggacgGGCGGGAGTGGATTCTGGATGCGTTTTGGCCGTTTGGGGGCCATCAAGGATGGATGTGGTTGACAAAGACGATTTTTTGGCCGGTGATTGTGATTCATATCTCCGAGGCGGCTTGGTTGGAGAGAAGTAGACTGAGCAAATTTGGTGTGGAAAGGGGGAgtggggtttggtggttgtggatggggagttgCTTCATTGAGGGTGGGATGGCATTTAAGAGATTTGATAtcttggtgaggagggcggaggagaaagaggacAAGAAGCATTGA
- a CDS encoding hypothetical protein (EggNog:ENOG503P1GJ; COG:S), with the protein MGGKFEVDDWVMMIVVGLYIGFEAVGCTAAGAAFGVDIWTVDANALGTALKLFYMAETFYLVILALTKISILCFYLRIFPQLHFRTITLVVMTWVGLSGLIFVFCQIFQCAPISFIWEGWRKGEFGPFSCLDINALGYTTAAFSIAQDIVILVMPLPLLIKLNVNVRSKICIIVMFSLGIFALITSCVRLWALYDFGDSVNPTWDYTNALIWTGLEVGVSIIVTSLPAIRVLLGRRGRGGGGGLLGGGGGGGWSRDMASRGTTSSFGNTSTFVASRHTMPPHLKRISSVSRISSIRVGEEDTEKGRGDDVERGRGLEVLDGGKAELEDVMAGGNGGLQEEGLRRPWSDVSVGNSTVVGSESDFEQGVDISDLGWPFMNKAVLAGAGGVGGQRLSHMPSIDEVLTYSGSNWQGIGPRSQGSQGSRLSNNWSYDSEGSGNSMLTFSWEESTTGGWESWDWQRSGSGSGSGSGSVGGVWWRGSMNESGNGSRSGSGSGGYEEEEDSMLGGRSKKRSGSERG; encoded by the exons atgggcgGGAAATTCGAGGTGGACGATTGGGTTATGATGATTGTTGTG GGACTCTACATCGGTTTCGAAGCCGTAGGCtgcaccgccgccggcgccgccttCGGAGTGGACATCTGGACCGTCGACGCCAACGCCCTCGGCACCGCCCTCAAG CTCTTCTACATGGCCGAAACTTTCTACCTCGTCATCCTAGCCCTCACCAAAATCTCTATCCTCTGCTTCTACCTCCGCATCTTCCCCCAACTCCACTTccgcaccatcaccctcgtcGTCATGACCTGGGTCGGCCTCTCGGGCCTGATCTTTGTTTTCTGTCAAATCTTCCAGTGCgcccccatctccttcatctgGGAAGGCTGGCGAAAAGGTGAATTCGGCCCCTTTTCCTGCCTCGATATCAACGCGCTGGGGTACACCACCGCCGCGTTCAGCATCGCGCAGGACATTGTCATCCTTGTCATGCCGCTTCCGCTGTTGATCAAACTAAATGTGAATGTCCGGTCCAAAATCTGCATCATCGTTATGTTCTCGCTTGGGATTTTTGCGCTTATTACGAGCTGTGTGAGGTTGTGGGCTTTGTATGATTTTGGGGATAGTGTTAATCCGACGTGGGATTATACGAATGCGTTGATCTGGactgggttggaggtgggggttaGCATTATTGTTACTTCTCTTCCTGCGATTAGGGTGCTGCTGGGtaggaggggcagggggggcggcggcgggttgttgggtggtggtggtggtggtggttggtcgAGGGACATGGCGTCGAGAGGAACCACGTCAAGTTTTGGGAACACGAGTACTTTTGTGGCGAGCCGGCATACTATGCCGCCTCATCTGAAGAGGATTAGTAGCGTGAGTAGGATTAGTTCTAttagggttggggaggaggatactGAAAAAGGGAGAGGGGATGATGTGGAAAGGGGCAGGGGAttggaggttttggatggAGGTAAAGCTGAACTGGAGGATGTGATGGCGGGGGGCAACGGGGGGTTGcaagaggaggggttgaggaggccGTGGAGTGATGTTAGTGTTGGGAATAGTACTGTTGTTGGAAGCGAAAGTGACTTTGAGCAGGGGGTGGATATTAGTGACCTAGGGTGGCCGTTTATGAATAAGGCTGTTTTGGCGGGGGCTGGGGGAGTAGGGGGGCAGAGATTGAGTCATATGCCGAGTATTGATGAGGTTTTGACGTATAGTGGTAGTAATTGGCAGGGGATTGGACCGAGGTCGCAGGGGAGTCAGGGGAGTAGGTTGTCGAATAACTGGAGTTATGATTCAGAGGGGTCGGGGAATAGTATGTTGACTTTTAGTTGGGAGGAGAGTACGActggaggatgggagagTTGGGATTGGCaaaggagtgggagtgggagtgggagtgggagtgggagtgttGGTGGcgtttggtggagggggagtatGAATGAAAGTGGGAATGGTAGTAGGAGTGGGAGTGGAAGTGGGGGctatgaggaggaggaggatagtaTGTTGGGTGGACGGAGCAAGAAACGGTCAGGTTCGGAGAGGGGCTAG
- a CDS encoding hypothetical protein (EggNog:ENOG503NWPM; COG:B), with amino-acid sequence MPRSDPSEQSVSPGGTEAHEDGDDRAPPRKRQRVRLSCLECRRRKLSCDREFPCSRCLQSGTSDKCEYETRPGLAPPNKLGLSQGALTGLDSRLSLPSTGGESPYFRKDGRDLDRIRRLEMEVAQLRNLLTNKQGGASVDGSTLQDHSPPEPKHHEDDERDKEEPELPQFLRVQTTTADKEELRFFRGKEFKTRYFGPHSAFLAFQELTGLCPFMKETSEEWLRPHRISRNKDRHKRAEDRDRKFREPDLALEALLPSKEEADHMVSIYLDQFEQIHRILHIPSFRRDYAKFWDPNETRNAAFTALILSIMGIASCLAAKLPHKFEKMVSISYANAIKWIEAVERWQEVQSQKHRRLIHYQIACLIYLAKRVNTMKKKRYWKNAGAMTQDAISVGLHREPSHMRSDKITPFQQEMRRRIWATIQSYDLQASFDHGLPSILSTLHYDVNPPHNIDDDEFDEDTKELPPSKPPTTYTYSSYQHLSRQSLPLRLELSRVLTGPPEDLDYARVVRYTDEINREIDALPSWDVSDADNEDTDEQQTQKKPLLAYTLLHIQLRQYIIPLHQPFLRLRKQNSKYQYSEIIYYNAARDMVLLNDQLFQQGIRTLNFLREDSLTLAINLCSVTMLQPRGSTNMIMINSKHTVEALEKCLAMKEDRILRCGNNEPWGYSIMCAAFGLLEAHLGIKTSQEAKAASADRFVTLHYKVMAGQDPPVSSQPTGSQPGPSLVGATPGRGGPVTHGPSQGHRRVNNGPFSAPPGGGPSAPFDPFSRDKVCASFSSPSDTTSHIQGFGRDVRNVRDRGLTNGSFPQGMTPFQQQPQPQPNPHGIATGSNNNGMEMPVNPWWVPNTDTLGEIPVNFEQLGYSVNELWGGGTVTWDWDAMMGS; translated from the exons ATGCCCCGGTCGGATCCGAGTGAACAAAGCGTTAGCCCCGGCGGAACCGAGGCCcacgaggatggtgatgatcgCGCTCCGCCCCGTAAACGCCAGAGAGTCCGGCTCTCCTGCCTCGAGTGCCGTCGAAGAAAGTTGTCCTGTGACCGGGAGTTTCCATGCTCCCGCTGTCTTCAGTCCGGTACATCAGACAAGTGCGAGTATGAGACCCGGCCCGGCCTGGCACCTCCGAACAAGCTCGGCCTCTCCCAGGGTGCCTTGACGGGTCTGGACTCTCGACTGTCGTTGCCAAGTACCGGAGGAGAGTCGCCTTACTTTCGCAAGGATGGCCGAGATCTTGACAGGATCCGTcggttggagatggaggttgcCCAGCTGAggaacctcctcaccaaTAAACAGGGCGGCGCTTCTGTCGACGGCAGTACGCTTCAGGACCACTCACCCCCTGAGCCGAAGCATCACGAAGATGACGAAAGAGACAAGGAAGAACCTGAGCTGCCACAGTTCCTGCGGGTCCAGACAACAACGGCCGACAAAGAAGAGCTACGCTTCTTCAGGGGCAAGGAGTTCAAAACGCGATACTTTGGCCCCCACAGCGCGTTCCTGGCCTTCCAAGAA TTGACTGGACTGTGTCCTTTCATGAAAGAAACCTCCGAGGAGTGGCTTCGACCACACCGGATCAGCCGGAACAAGGACCGCCACAAGAGGGCCGAGGACCGAGACAGGAAGTTCCGTGAACCAGACCTTGCGCTGGAAGCTCTCCTTCCCTCCAAGGAGGAAGCTGATCACATGGTATCTATTTACTTGGACCAGTTCGAGCAGATTCACCGaatcctccacatccccagcTTCCGCAGGGATTATGCCAAGTTCTGGGACCCTAACGAGACTCGTAATGCAGCCTTCACGGCTTTGATCTTGTCCATCATGGGCATTGCCAGCTGTTTGGCTGCTAAGTTACCGCACAAGTTCGAAAAGATGGTGTCGATCTCTTACGCCAATGCCATCAAATGGATCGAAGCTGTTGAACGTTGGCAGGAAGTTCAGAGCCAAAAGCATCGCCGCCTGATTCACTATCAGATCGCCTGCCTCATCTACCTTGCCAAGAGAGTCAACAcaatgaagaagaagagataTTGGAAAAATGCGGGCGCAATGACACAGGACGCCATCTCTGTCGGCTTGCACCGGGAACCCAGCCACATGAGGAGTGACAAGATCACCCCTTTCCAGCAGGAGATGCGGAGGAGAATCTGGGCGACTATTCAGAGCTACGATCTTCAAGCATCCTTTGACCACGGCCTGCCGTCAATCTTGAGCACTCTACACTACGATGTCAATCCGCCGCATaacatcgacgacgacgagtttGACGAGGACACGAAAGAGCTCCCTCCTTCAAAGCCTCCAACTACATACACGTACTCTTCCTATCAGCATCTCAGTCGCCAGAGCTTGCCGCTTCGCCTGGAGCTGAGCCGGGTGCTCACCGGCCCTCCCGAAGATCTCGACTATGCGCGTGTCGTTCGCTACACCGATGAGATCAACCGCGAGATTGATGCCCTCCCGTCATGGGATGTAAGCGATGCAGACAATGAAGATACGGACGAACAACAAACTCAGAAGAAGCCTTTGCTTGCCTATACACTTTTGCACATCCAGCTTCGCCAATACATCATACCTCTGCACCAGCCCTTCCTTCGTCTTCGCAAACAAAACTCCAAGTACCAATACTCGGAGATTATCTACTACAATGCCGCCAGGGATATGGTTCTCCTCAACGACCAACTTTTCCAGCAGGGCATTCGCACACTCAACTTTCTCCGTGAGGACAGTCTAACACTGGCGATCAATCTCTGCAGTGTCACCATGCTCCAACCACGCGGGTCAACTAATATGATCATGATCAACAGCAAGCACACGGTGGAGGCCCTGGAGAAGTGCCTGGCCATGAAGGAGGACCGGATCTTGAGGTGCGGGAACAATGAGCCCTGGGGATACAGCATTATGTGTGCTGCCTTTGGACTTTTGGAGGCTCACCTAGGGATCAAAACCTCACAGGAAGCAAAGGCAGCCAGTGCGGACAGGTTCGTGACGTTACACTACAAAGTGATGGCCGGACAGGATCCGCCTGTTTCGAGCCAGCCGACGGGCTCTCAACCTGGTCCGTCGTTAGTAGGGGCAACGCCAGGACGTGGCGGGCCGGTTACACACGGGCCATCGCAAGGCCACAGAAGGGTCAATAACGGACCGTTCTCTGCACCTCCCGGAGGCGGCCCATCAGCACCATTTGACCCTTTTTCCAGAGACAAGGTCTGTGCCTCATTTTCATCACCGTCGGATACCACTTCTCATATTCAGGGATTCGGTCGGGATGTCCGGAACGTGCGAGATCGGGGGCTGACGAATGGCTCGTTTCCGCAGGGGATGACTCcttttcaacaacaaccacagccgCAACCGAACCCGCATGGAATTGCGACAGgaagcaacaacaacggtATGGAGATGCCAGTAAATCCTTGGTGGGTCCCCAACACGGACACGCTGGGGGAGATCCCGGTCAACTTTGAACAGCTCGGGTATAGTGTCAATGAACTTTGGGGCGGTGGGACGGTGACCTGGGATTGGGATGCGATGATGGGGTCGTAA
- a CDS encoding hypothetical protein (EggNog:ENOG503NVJR; COG:S): MRAFFWIFLLGCACWEAARAASLVPGKAFDRLITIWLENQDYAKVVLEPSIADLKRKGILLTRFYAHTHPSQPNYLAAIGGDYWGLDHDDMVHIPENVSTVVDLLDYRNISWAGYFEDMPGPGYMGNYSDGQTGNGTWDYVRKHNPFVSYESVIMEGERLLALDSFRAFQRAFKAKEVPQFVFMTPNMMNDGHNTSNKFAADWAHKFLQPLLDPKAFDEKTLIMLTYDESEDYSQPNHIVTLLLGSAIPPALKGTEDSTFYTHFSLLSTIQNNWMLPNLGRYDVGANVFQFVADASGYTKNKEPANAASVNNSISYPGFLHTEPTNRLDIPIPNDKLIGAGGLPILDKIKQKWAGDNKKVGKTPYDGSGNVHDGDNPPVYNPPKAN, from the exons ATGCGCGCATTTTTTTGGATATTTTTGCTTGGATGCGCCTGCTGGGAGGCTGCACGCGCTGCCAGCTTAGTGCCGGGGAAGGCCTTTGATCGTTTGATCACGATATGGCTGGAGAATCAG GACTATGCCAAGGTTGTCTTGGAGCCTAGCATCGCCGacttgaagaggaagggcaTCTTGCTCACGAGGTTCTATGCGcacacccatccatcccagccAAACTACCTGGCCGCCATCGGTGGGGATTATTGGGGCCTCGATCACGATGACATGGTTCATATCCCTGAGAACGTCTCGACAGTGGTGGACCTGCTGGATTACCGGAACATAAGCTGGGCAGGTTACTTTGAGGACATGCCCGGCCCGGGGTACATGGGGAACTATAGCGATGGACAGACTGGGAACGGCACATGGGACTATGTGAGGAAACACAA TCCATTTGTGTCGTATGAAAGCGTCATTATGGAGGGAGAGCGGCTGCTGGCCCTAGACTCCTTCCGTGCCTTCCAAAGGGCCTTCAAGGCAAAGGAGGTTCCCCAATTTGTGTTCATGACCCCCAACATGA TGAACGATGGCCACAACACGAGCAACAAGTTTGCTGCTGACTGGGCCCACAAGttccttcaacctcttctggATCCTAAAGCTTTCGACGAAAAGACGTTGATAATGCTTACGTATGATGAATCGGAAGATTACAGCCAGCCTAACCACATCGTCACTTTGCTTCTGGGAAGCGCAATTCCTCCAGCGCTCAAGGGAACAGAAGACAGCACCTTCTACACCCACTTCAGCTTGCTCTCGACCATCCAGAACAACTGGATGCTGCCCAATCTCGGCAGGTATGACGTTGGAGCAAATGTGTTTCAGTTTGTTGCAGATGCGTCTGGTtacaccaagaacaaggagcCTGCCAATGCAGCGTCAGTCAACAATTCAATATCATACCCGGGGTTTCTGCACACCGAGCCCACAAACAGACTGGACATCCCAATACCAAACGACAAATTGATTGGCGCCGGTGGGCTTCCGATCCTTGACAAGATCAAGCAGAAATGGGCCGGTGACAACAAGAAGGTGGGGAAGACGCCGTACGACGGCAGCGGGAATGTGCACGATGGCGACAACCCGCCAGTCTACAACCCTCCCAAGGCCAATTGA